In the genome of Cynocephalus volans isolate mCynVol1 chromosome 15, mCynVol1.pri, whole genome shotgun sequence, one region contains:
- the KLF10 gene encoding Krueppel-like factor 10, which translates to MLNFGASFQQAAEERMEMISERPKESVYSWNKTAEKSHFEAVEALMSMSCSWKSDFKKYMENRPVTPVSDMSEEENLLPGTPDFHTIPAFCLTPPYSPSDFEPSQVSNLMAPAPSPGHFKSFSDTAKPHIAAPSKEEEKSPVSAPKLPKAQATSVIRHTADAQLCNHRSCPVKAASILNYQDNSFRRRTHLNVEAARKNIPCAAVSPNRSKCEQITVVDVDEKASAALYDFPVTSSETVICRSQPAPMSPSPQQKSVLVSPPAVATGGVPPMPVICQMVPLPANNPMVTTVVPSTPPSQPPAVCPPVVFMGTQVPKGAVMFVVPQPVVQSPKPPVVSPNGTRLSPIAPAPGFSPSAAKVTPQIDSSRIRSHICSHPGCGKTYFKSSHLKAHTRTHTGEKPFSCSWKGCERRFARSDELSRHRRTHTGEKKFACPMCDRRFMRSDHLTKHARRHLSAKKLPNWQMEVSKLNDIALPPTPAPTQ; encoded by the exons ATGCTCAACTTCGGCGCTTCTTTCCAGCAGGCTGCG gaGGAAAGAATGGAAATGATTTCTGAAAGGCCAAAAGAGAGTGTGTACTCCTGGAACAAAACTGCAGAGAAAAGTCATTTTGAAGCTGTAGAAGCACTTATGTCAATGAGTTGCAGTTGGAAGTCTGATTTTAAGAAATACATGGAAAACAGACCTGTTACACCAGTATCTGACATGTCAGAGGAAGAAAATCTACTGCCAGGGACACCTGATTTTCATACGATCCCAGCATTT tgTTTGACTCCACCTTACAGCCCCTCTGACTTTGAACCCTCTCAAGTGTCAAATCTGATGGCACCAGCGCCATCTCCTGGGCACTTCAAATCATTCTCAGATACTGCTAAGCCTCACATTGCTGCACCTtccaaggaagaagaaaagagcccAGTGTCTGCCCCCAAACTCCCCAAGGCTCAAGCAACAAGTGTGATTCGTCATACAGCTGATGCCCAACTTTGTAACCACCGATCGTGCCCAGTGAAAGCAGCCAGCATCCTTAACTATCAGGACAATTCTTTTCGAAGAAGAACCCACCTAAATGTTGAGGCTGCAAGAAAAAACATACCATGTGCTGCTGTGTCACCAAACAGATCCAAATGTGAGCAAATCACAGTGGTAGACGTTGATGAGAAAGCAAGTGCTGCACTTTATGACTTTCCTGTGACTTCCTCAGAGACAGTCATCTGTAGATCTCAGCCAGCCCCCATGTCCCCATCCCCACAACAGAAGTCAGTGTTGGTCTCTCCACCTGCAGTAGCCACGGGGGGAGTGCCACCCATGCCGGTCATCTGTCAGATGGTTCCCCTTCCTGCAAATAACCCTATGGTGACAACAGTTGTTCCCAGCACTccacccagccagccaccagcAGTCTGCCCTCCTGTTGTGTTCATGGGCACTCAGGTGCCCAAAGGCGCCGTTATGTTTGTTGTGCCCCAGCCTGTTGTGCAGAGCCCAAAACCTCCAGTGGTGAGCCCAAATGGCACCAGACTCTCTCCCATAGCCCCTGCTCCTGGGTTTTCCCCTTCGGCAGCAAAAGTCACTCCTCAGATTGACTCATCGAGGATAAGAAGTCACATCTGCAGCCACCCAGGATGTGGCAAGACATACTTTAAAAGTTCTCATCTAAAGGCCCACACGAGAACACATACAG GAGAAAAGCCTTTCAGCTGTAGCTGGAAAGGTTGTGAAAGGAGGTTTGCCCGTTCCGATGAACTGTCCAGACACCGGCGAACCCACACTGGTGAGAAGAAGTTTGCCTGTCCCATGTGTGACCGACGGTTCATGAGGAGTGACCATTTGACCAAGCATGCCCGGCGCCATCTGTCAGCCAAGAAGCTCCCAAACTGGCAAATGGAAGTGAGCAAGTTAAACGACATTGCTTTACCTCCAACCCCTGCTCCCACACAGTGA